A region of Pempheris klunzingeri isolate RE-2024b chromosome 15, fPemKlu1.hap1, whole genome shotgun sequence DNA encodes the following proteins:
- the parla gene encoding presenilin-associated rhomboid-like protein A, mitochondrial: protein MAWRGCLLKWAKIEFIRSTYTTSRSSRPNPCNQQRCGFRREAKRPDTKKGNVTQETNPSEAGSPGPPPPKVPRPTLFKPLMFTVGFTGCSFGAAAILQYETLKSRVQSAKDEEESDKLLQGPQDMAYWHDWWNQLSGFQRQLILLMSIVDDFWSSLTDGQKTVTGIIALNTVVLCCWRIPSMQRSMIKYFTSNPASKTRCLPMVLSCFSHYSIIHMMANMYVLWTFSSGIVSLLGKEQFLAVYMSAGVISTMVSYMCKTATGRLYPSLGASGAVMAVLAAVCVKVPEAKLGIIFLPMVTFTAGNALKALIAIDAAGLILGWRLFDHAAHLGGALFGVWYVAYGHKLIWRKREPLVKLWHDVRSPGGSRPRGGPGAAGSGPQ, encoded by the exons ATGGCGTGGAGAGGATGTTTACTGAAATGGGCCAAAATAGAGTTCATCAGATCCACCTACACTACTTCACGGAGCTCCAG ACCGAACCCCTGCAACCAACAGAGGTGCGGTTTCCGTCGGGAAGCCAAAAGGCCGGACACAAAGAAAGGAAATGTCACCCAAGAAACAAACCCCTCTGAGGCTGGCTCACCTGGTCCTCCACCTCCTAAAGTCCCCAGGCCAACACTTTTCAAACCGCTGATGTTCACAGTAGGG TTTACAGGCTGCTCCTTCGGTGCGGCTGCCATTCTGCAATATGAGACCTTGAAGTCAAGAGTTCAGTCTGCAAAAGATGAAGAGGAGTCAGATAAACTCTTACAG GGGCCACAGGACATGGCGTACTGGCATGACTGGTGGAACCAGCTGTCAGGCTTCCAGCGACAGCTCATCCTCCTGATGTCCATAGTGGATGACTTCTGGAGCAGCCTCACAGACGGACAGAAGACGGTCACTG GTATCATTGCATTAAACACCGTAGTCCTGTGTTGCTGGCGGATCCCTTCAATGCAAAGAAGCATGATTAAATACTTCACATCCAACCCAGCCtcca AAACGAGGTGCCTTCCCATGGTCCTGTCCTGCTTCAGCCACTACTCCATTATCCACATGATGGCTAACATGTATGTCCTGTGGACATTCTCATCGGGAATCGTCTCCCTCTTAGGGAAGGAGCAGTTCCTTGCGGTCTACATGTCTGCAG gGGTGATTTCCACTATGGTTAGTTACATGTGTAAAACAGCAACAGGACGCCTCTATCCTTCATTAGGAGCG TCAGGTGCTGTCATGGCAGTGCTGGCTGCAGTCTGTGTAAAGGTACCAGAGGCCAAACTAGGCATAATCTTCCTCCCCATGGTCACTTTCACAGCAGGAAAT GCTCTGAAAGCACTCATCGCCATAGATGCAGCAGGGCTTATCCTGGGATGGCGGCTGTTTGACCACGCAGCTCACCTCGGCGGAGCTCTCTTTGGAGT ATGGTATGTGGCATATGGTCACAAACTGATATGGAGGAAGAGGGAGCCTCTTGTGAAGCTGTGGCACGATGTGCGCTCTCCCGGCGGGTCCAGGCCGAGAGGCGGGCCTGGGGCCGCTGGATCTGGACCACAATGA